In Lolium rigidum isolate FL_2022 chromosome 7, APGP_CSIRO_Lrig_0.1, whole genome shotgun sequence, the DNA window gagggggaaaggaagtggggccacgaggcgccgacacaacagggcggcgcggcccaggccctggccacgcggccctggcgtgtggggccctcgtgccgccacttgacctgcccttccgcctacttaaagccttcgacgcgaaaccccctgtaccgagagccacgatacggaaaaccttccagagacgccgccgccgccaatcccatctcgggggattcaggaaatcgcctccggcaccctgccggagaggggaatcatcaccggaggggctctacatcatcatgcccgcctccgcattgatgcgtgagtagttcatccttggactatgggtccatagcagtagctagatggttgtcttctccgcttgtgctatcattgtttagatcttgtgagctgcctaacatgatcaagatcatctatttgtaatgctacatgttgtgtttgatgggatccgatgaatctagaatactatgtcaagttgattatcaatctatcatatatgtgttgtttatgttcttgcatgctctccgttgctagtagaggctcggccaagttgatacttgtaactccaagagggagtatttatgctcgatagtgggttcatgcctccatttaatgcaggacagtgatggaaagttctaaggttgtggatgtgttgttgctactagggataaaacatcgatgctttgtctaaggatatttgtgttgattacattacgcatcatacttaatgcaattatctgttgtttacaacttaataatggagggggtgcggatgctaacccgaaggtggattatttaggcatagatgcatgctggatagcggtctatgtactttgtcgtaatgccctgattaaatctcatagtaattatcgttgatatgtattaaatcttgatttgtcaattgcccatctgtaatttgttcacccaacatgttagttatcttattagagagacaccactagtgaactgtggaccccggtccattcttttacatctgaatacattctactgcaattattgttctttactattctttgcaaacaaacaccatctttcatttgatacgcttaatcctttgttttcagcaagccggtgagattgacaacctcactgttacgttggggcaaagtatcttgattgtgttgtgcaggttccacgttggcgccggtttcactggtgttgcgccgcactacactcctccaccaacaaccttcacgtgcttcttggctcctactggtttgataaccttggtttctttctgagggaaaacttgctgctgtgtgcatcacaccttcctcttggggttcccaacgaacgtgtacatctacgcgcatcaatcaACCATATGAAAATGAGACACATAAAGAAACTATCCATTTGATAATCTGCTAATgtgtcgccatccagtagcccgAAAAAAGCAGTCCTGAGCAACCATCAACATCAACAGCCggttgcatccagaagccatgtgCTCCCGCTGCTCCTCCGGGAGAAGGAACGCTATAAGTGAATCCAGTGCGCAGCTCGCCGAATAACCTGGAAGAAATTAGTAGATTTTTGTTTGTTAAAGACCATGTCATTCCGACTTGTCCAAATGGACCAACATAAAGCTGCAATACCAATACGTATGCGAGCCTTATCACATTTGttaactccatttaaccagttaccaaacatattattAATACTAGTCGGCCCGGGTATATTAAAAGCAAAATACACCATACGCCACACAATCTTTGCAAACGGACAGTTGAGAAACAAATGATCAATCGTTAGAatcacagaaacaacatttttgaTTGTATGATGGTTTACGGTCCACTCTATATCGAGAACGAACATAAATTGTAGTGAAGTCTGAAAATGCAATTCAGTTCATGGGTGCTTATGAACCTAtggtaaatttttttaaaaaaaactgacATAAAATTTTGCATTTACATCTAGACATTCTATATTCGTACATAAAATttcgaaaaataaatattttttgtgtccaatgtaaaaagacaaattttgatgctttatcatgcctatcatgtgatattttattttgtctcTTTTACACAAACAGAATAAAATGTTATCTTTTCACCAAATACTTATGTGCAAACATAGTATGTCCATATGTACAGtgaaattttatttcagattttttaacattttaaaatgttgttGTTTATGCATTTTTCATAATAGGTTCATACACGCGTGAGCCAAATCCCCGAGGCACCTAATAGGTTCATATGCACCTACTAACAAGGAAGCTTTGCTGGAGCTGTACTAACAAGGAAGCTATGCTGGAGCTGTGGAACATACAACACACGACCGAGTTATATTTGGTCTGTGCAGCTACATGACGAAGGTACAGGTACTGCTGAACTGGAAGTTTTTACTAGCCCTACATACTAGAGAGTAGAGATCAGCAAGTTAGGAGAAACAAGTACTCATTCACATATAGTTTCACGGCATACCATCTTCACCTCACAGATGATGGCAGAACTCTACACATACAGAGACTAGCAAAAAAACTCCAAATAACACCTACAACTGGGTGTAAGCAATCCACATTGTCATAGTAAACACGAGCCATCTGTATACGCCACAGTGACATGTTTAATTAGCAGCTGGCATCAGCGAGCATCGACCTCATTGCATCCTGCTTGTTTTCTCCACGACCTCGTCGTCTTTCATGTACTTCTCCTGCACTGCTGCTGTTGTAACCACATGTTAAGGAAAATTACCGTGCAAGTACTTGGGATGAGCATTTCATGGCCAATAAAAATAGAAGGTCACACAGTGTATACTCTAGCAGTACCACACCTATATATTGAGCTAGAATATTAAATTCTCTGCATTgcaatctactccctccgttcctatgaATAAGGCACGCAcacattccaagacgaactttgaccgaaTGAATTAAGCAACAATATCTTGCTTATATAGTAAATAATTGATATTGatagattcgtattgaaaaatactTCCTAATGATACCAATGCTATATCAAATATTTCTTATATACAAGGATTAATTCTTGGTCAAAGACAAATCTGcaagccttattcattggaatggaggtagAAGTAGCCATATAACATGTAAAAGTTAACTAGCCACACCTTCATGGAATGTAAAACGACAAGGGCTGCAATTAATGCCTATACATGCCAGACAGGTGATTTAAACAGTGCACTTCTCCAACATTAAAGGTATCATATAAGTAATGAATAAATTGGTAGAAGACACAGTAAAGGATATCTGTAGTAATCCCAGTCAAGAGGTGCAGCTGCAATTTTGCTAAACTCAACGGCACTGCTGTCTATAGTTGAAAATATATAGCCATTGCTCTTATCAATCAACTTCACAAGATTACCCACACTTTCCTTGTCCTGGAGGCAAAAGTTGTAAGAATCAAGACAACATGGAACTGAGTTGGAATAATCACGTCTTTCCAATACAAACCTGGATGTCCAAAGTTGTAAAATTGACTAAGCTAAAATCATCAATCACATCACATAGCTCTTTCGTAAGTTTCCTGTCAGCAAATTAAAAACAATGTTATAAATAACCCAAAGTATAAAAAGAGCAAGTCATGGTTAACACAATGTAAGTATAATAAGATCACCAACAATACAGGTTTTGTCGTGAATGATATAAAGGTTACCACATTTAAGGCCTCATGACATTTGAATATTTGATACAGCATCTGTAATTTACTGACGATGCATGAGGTCATCTAGCACTTCTGAGTACAACTGTCTAAGCACATTACTACATTAGATCACTATCTTATCTGGACAGGGAGAGCTATACAATTTCGTGCAAGTACATTAATTGTAGCTTAAGAATATTTTTCAATCAAAATGGGAACATAATTGTAGTAAGCACTGTGTTTGTATTTCCTTTAAGTGAATTGGACATACCAACTAAATCAGTAACTGTTAAATGAACATTATCAAGCCCGGACTGGTTGTGGCTTTCAATAGGCACAGCACAGATTGCATGCACGCCTTGCTGAGGTATTGAAATTAGGTGGTTGCTGTCAAATTACCTGTACTTAGCAGAACGAGGATCTTGATCAAGATGGTGTTGCAAATAGGACAGGTCTTGCACATCAGTGTAGAAGTCAAGGTTGAACGCTGAGAATAAGAAAATAAGTAACCAACTACGGTAGAAACGTTTAATCAATTAAAATTAGCCGCAGACAAGCACAATACCTAAATTTCCATAGTTCTCAATGAGGTCAATCTTTGACAAAACATTGATGTGCGATAGCTCCAAGTGTAACATTGTTGATAGTGAAAGCAGCAAAGCACTCACATACTTCCCAGGATCACAACATAAATGGGCATCAACAAGGTGCACAACAGTAAGCTGCATAATATAATACCAAGAAAGAGTGAGTAATGCAATTAATTAGCACAATAAGTACTATGAATAAAATTGAAAAACAAACGTACCCGCAAATTTAGCTTTTTGATGAGTTTATTGATGATGTTCCTTGCATTCGTGTGAAGGGAGAAAAGTTCCACTTGCCCCGGGAAATCAAATAGCAGATAGTGATCTGCAGTAACCACGAACCTTCAGCTAGTCATAAAGGAAAATAATAAAAGCTGCACAGTATTGATGTGTAGCTACTCGATAGTCCTCAACTATCATTTTAATGTTTCAAAGGATAGCTCAATAAAAAGTCAAATAATACAATCTGGGGCCCCAGATGATTCACATTTCTAAGTTGGAATAAGAAAGAAGGTTCCCTCCAAGGTAACAGCAAGGTGAGTTGACAATTTAAAAAGCAGCTCAGGAGGTGATGTCCACTTAGTAGTTTATCTATCAAAAAATGCACAACGATGGTTCCGTAATTTTCTGTAAAGATTCTTCACTTCAGTCTACTTTCAAGCAGTGGCGGAACCATGGGGCTGCTGTGTAagtgtgtagtcaattgactacacaacATTTTGGCAAAAACTTCATATATATAGGCTAAAATTCATGTGGAAAAATATAAATACATATATTTAACATCACAACTTTGAATTGACATCACAACTTTGTACTCCTGGCTCCCCTACTGCTTCCGAGCACTTCAATATCAAAATAGATATGGTAGTTTAGTAATTTAGTTAAGGATCGAACTGGGTATATCCTGTTTTGGTATCCAGTGGACATGGCTAATCTAAAATATCTTCAATAAGGGTCGGTCTTACAGCCGAAGGATTGTATTAGAGAAAGGCAGTCCACACTCACCTTCAATAAGAGGTTTCAACTTTTCTTCAAGCCAGTCAATATTCTTCTCCAAGTAATCCATACAATACACAAGCCCTGACAAAGATATCAAGAGCACAACATAAGGAAGCATAGAAACAAAACCAGCAAGCTTGATTCTTGAACAATGGGTAAACCTCCATTAGGACCAAGCGAATGCTCAGACATGACATCGCTAAGTTTTATGAGGTCCTCAATGTTGATGGCACATTCATATCTGGGTACCACTGTCAAGGTCACATCATGAGTCTAACTGCAGAGCACCATGGCAACATATGGTAACAGAACAAGAGAAAAACAAATATCATTTCAAGGCTCGAGTAGCAAAGGATACGGCAATGCATCGTTCGCAGGGTCGAGATTGATAACTGAAACTTTCCTGCAACCAACAAACAAGCAGAGAACCTTTTTAATTAGTAAAATTGCAAGAAGAAAAGGTCTGAGAGCACCAGAACAGGTAACACCGGGACTGGGAGCACTGTCATGCAAGTAAAACTATACAGCTCACCTCATTCTCCCAAACATGAGAACAAACCCTTACAGCATATAGTACTACACTAAACTGAACAAAACACAAGGCCAAGCATTGGAACACAAGAAGCACTAGCACTTGAAGTAAGGAAAGCAGCTTCTAGTGATATAGTACCTACTACGTCAGAGCAAGGTGGCGATAATCACCTTCCGATGAGGGAGAGGAACTGGGACATGCCGTTGCAGTAGGTGGTCTTGCCGCAGCCTGGTGGCCCGATCACCACCTGTCCGAACACCATCTTCCTTTCTCCTGACTACCTCCTGGTACCATAGAAGAATCCAGATGGTGAACAGGTAACACTGGGACTGGAAGCCTGAGATTGTAGTCTCCGCCGCCCAGTCGGCCGCCGCCGTTCACCCTCCCGCAGCCGTTCTTGCCATGCCAGTGATCTAGGGTTAGGACCGGATGGGGAGGGGCGACCGGGGGGACGAGGGGCAAGGACGGCAGGGCGTGGAGGAGTGAGGCCAGGGAGGAGTGGGGCAAGGGAAGGTAGGGTGGGGAGGGAGGCCttacctgcgccgccgccggggtcCTCTCTGCGCGTGTGGTCGTCGGCCTCGGGTGGTCTCGCGAGCGAGGAGGTCGGCGGGCGGGGAAAAGGGCAAATGGAAGGGAAGACGGCGGAGGGCGGGGAAGAAGTCGGCCAGGACGGAGGAGAGCGGAGGCCGCCGgcgacttagggcatctccagtggaCCCACAACTGGCCTGTCCAAAATGTTCAGCGAGGACAGGTGGACTGGTTTCGGCGTCGCGACCCATCTATCCACCAAATTTGAGAAACCGATGCATCAACGCGTGTGTCCGTCCGCGGATGCCACGGGCCCGCTTGCAAAGCGACCGACGATAGAAGGCTGACCGGTGGCAGCAGCCTTGGCCATCAAAGTCGTCGATGACAAGCTCGAGGCGCTCATCCCCAATGACTACGACGATCCTAGGGCGTCGCACCTCCCGCCACTGTCAAGCTCGAGGTGATCGTCCCGATGACTACGACGAAGATGCGGCCACGACCGCCGCCTTGGAGCAGTCCAGTCCAGGCACCTCTCGAaactcgccaccgccaccactcgTTGTCGTCGCACGCGCCACCACGAGCCACGTGGGACGGCTAGATGGTGCCACCTCCTCCGCATATGCACCTCTGGTCACTCTGCCACAGTACACGCAACTGCCATAGTACATGCCGTCGTAGGTCACTGCTTGGGTGCAGCAGATGAGGGCGCCTTCGTTGTTCGCCGATCTCGTCTctaatgaggaagaagatggcggCGCTGGAAACTAGGATTTAGCTTTtttctatgtaaattatgtttggaTGAACGAAATCTTTATCAATTATTATGTAtttttttaaacttattcaaatttgtttGTCTTGGGTAAGCGCGCCAAAAGGCCAACCTAGATTGAATGGGTCTCGCTGCTGTGCGCGCTAGCCTAGGAGGTCGGACAGCCAGCCACATTTTATCCGCGGGCCGATCCAAATGCACTAAAACGGATGGGTCACCGTTTTTGGTTGCCCCACTGACTTACTCATCGAGGAACCATTGCTCACCAGTTTTCCTCCTTTTTGCTTGGGGAGAAAGAAGCTCTCGTGCCGCTTCCGGAGTGTTAGTCGCCAATTCCAGTTAGATACGGAGGTCTGACCCTCCGAATTGGCCAACGAAGAAAAAATGTTGGTCGGTGCGGGTTGGAATTTGCCTCGGTTTTCAGATTCTTATTCCATGTGCatccaaaaagataaaattgttgGCCTAATTAACAGCATCCAAACATAGTGTAAGAGAATTGCTCGCTCGTTGGCCAAAAACAACCTAGCTCATACGCCAAATCGGAAGGAGTAAAAGAGACCGCCAAACTATGTCCCGTGGGTGAGGAAGAAGGTGAAAGGGTGGAGGCAGAGGCGGGGGTGGGGGCGCAGGGGCAGGACCGGGTACTGAGGCGTTGGCGGCATCTACAGGTGACGGCGTGGAGCCCATGAGTATGGACTCggaaaggaggaagaggaagaaaagaGAAAACTTTCTTGAGTCTTGCTTACTGCTTCTAGGCTCATGAAATGCCTTTGCTCCTAGTTTGTGCTGACTCTGCCAAGCGGCGGCAATATATTATGCAAGCAAAAGGGAAAATGATGTAAATTTATTCACTGATTTAGTTGTTTAGAAACTATTCGGTAGATTTAAATATTTAGCAATTATTCGCCTGGTAGGGCTTCCCCTCAAGCACCCCACCCCCTTACGAGCTCCGCATCCTCCTACCAAGCAACTCCGATTGCCTCATGCACTCTTCTCTCTTACTAAGCACCATGTATATGAGCTGAGTGAAGATTATGGGTCTGGGATGGTCTGATCTCGAGTTGGTAAGGCTTCGGCAAGCGGGATTCATCGCCTACAAGCCTAGGGCAGCGAGGTTAGTGCCACCATTTTGTTCGCGGAGGTTATTAATTTTGGAAATTTCAAATGTTGTGGACGGTGTTCTCTTTTATTTGCAGGATTGTTTTTTATTGATGCAAACACACAACATTATGGTCGATGTGTCTGGATGTTTGGTACAAATGTTGCATACTTGCATTAATATTTGGTTGTATTGAGTTTTTTTGCAAATGTTTGTTTCTATGTTGCATATATGAGTTAATTTTCATGTGTTTAAAATGCACTACGTTTCTCTGCATGCCTGTGACATACCGTGGAGAAAATGTCACGTACATATATAATATTTTGTGTGGAAGAGTtatgacttttttttttgcaaaacacagTACAGACGTAGGCGCTCACATATACGCACATAAACTCATCCCTATAAATGCACGCacgtacaccctacccctatgactaCCTCCGAGAGACTGCGTCAAAGAAACTTCATCCGAtagatcttgagattgacgaagtcaccacaagcaCCTCGGTGTCGataggaacgtcgcctcccactgaaaaatattcctatttaatgagacaccaaagtgtcaaacatGAGGTTTGAACTCTCGTGGGTTGGGGGTGTCACTGCTCCGACCGGGCATAACCGAACCGAAACCGAAAACCGAATCCGAAAAAACCTAACTGCACCTGAAAATTCGGTTTTTTCAGTTTCTGGTTAAGGTTACAGTTTACAGAAACACTAACCATATGATCCTCGGTTTTTTCGGTTTTAAACCGAAAAACCGCGGTTTTGACCGAAATTAACCGAAGTGCCCGCGCCAGGCAAGGCCCAGCCGCGGACCGCTCAGCGGCCCAGCCCGACAACCGCGCAAGGCCGAACCAAGCGCTTGCCTGCCTCGCTCCGTCGCCCGGCAAGGCAGCGCGAGTGCGCGACACACAGCAGATGCGAAACAGGCAGAAGGGGCGGCGCGAACCCTAGTTCTGCTGGCGGTCGGACTGGCGGCGCACCTTCCTCGGCTGTCCGGCGACGCGCTCCTCCATCCAGCAGCCGCCGGCTCCTCCCATCCGGCCATCCCCGCCCCTCCTAGCCGGCCTCCACTCTATCATCTCGACGGCGACCTGCACCGACCACCACGGCGACCTGCGGCGACCACCACGGTGACCCGCGCCGACCACCACGGCTAAAGCCTGAGGCCCCACCTCGGCACATCCAGGCTCCGTCGCCGGTCATCCCCTACTCGGCGCTGAGGTAGCAGTCCCCTAGTCCATCACTGACTATTCTGAAAATGCTTTGATAAATTTCAGTGTTTTGCATGTCCCTATGTATGATACGGAAATATATTTTGTGTTGTCTAGATGTCCGAGAGTGAGGACATGGCATACCTCGGTGTTGGTCCTGATGGCACTGCAGCTTCTAGTGAATTAACATTGTGCATTTCTATTGAATATCCTTCTAGTGAATTAACAGTATGCATTTGTATTGAATCTCCTACTGAATTAGCACCACGGCCTGAAACACTGTGCATTTCtattgtttatggatcatgaaacctTCCATACTAATTATCTTATGGTGTTTCACAATGTAGAATTTGGATGCCTCGAAGTGGATGATGATGAGATAATATCGGTGGATTGATCTTCATGCGTGGAGTCTGGAGTGGAAAGCTGCTAAATGTTACTAGTTCATGTACCTGTACTGCTGTAGGCTGTAGTAGTTGTTTGTTCCTGTGTAACTGTGTtagtgacttggtgacttgatgTGGTAGTTGTTCCAGAGTTCCTCTAGACGTGTGGGATATTCAGCTTGATGAAATCTTTTGAGTTTGGGACACAATATATTATCCTATGCATATGTGATTTAGTGACTTATATCTCTTATGTTTTTACATGAAGCAAAAAAGGTTATGCCAAAAAATATCTCTTGACTGAATGCTTTCAGAAAGTCATGATGCCAAAAGTTGTTCTTACCCGTCATTCATaaattcgcgtcaactttggttaatttggttattaccgaaaccgaaccgaaagttattggttattaccgaaacctaaTCGTATTCTTGTACaaaaccgtatttaccgaagtaTTAAAATCGTATTTACCGAAAAACCGTATAAACCGAACCGATTTAACCGATTTAACCGAATGCGCAGTTATagtcactgccctcctaaccacccaaccacaggttggttgtcGAAGAGCTagatccaaatatgaaatattggACCGTTTAGGAGTTTGGATTGTGACTTAAGGCCATCTCCACCGCGggtacccatcccgcgcccgagcGTCCGGATGGGTTAAACCGGATAAAAACGCCCCCCACcaccgcggacccatccctaaaacggatggtcgcggcgtccgggacgacccaaatacggcccaaatctgggactcgtttgcgtggccgcggatgtcgagcgctggccgctcgcgtcctccccttatcctcccctggcccgcgtgtcatagggagATAACTTCATTTTTCATTAAAATTAGACATAGTATTACATTTTTattccgtggatttcactcgacgcgggcggcctgtacgtgcGTAATCATTGAAAATAGCTGGTGTATCtataccatgtactatttattactaaaaatatatgtggtattgattgtaagAAAAATATaacacacttattatggatcggatggtgtagaagaaagaaaagaaaaaaaagaactcCTAGCAAAACTAATCCCAAGCGGTAAACTGGCCGCGATGCTGTCTCTCCTTCCCCTTGGCTTGCCGTCCCCGATTGCAAGCACGCTCCCGagcgccgcctctctcctcccAGGCCTCGCTAGGATCCCCATCCTCCGAGTCCCGCCGCGAGCCAGCATGAGCGCTGCAGCCGCCTCCACGCCGGAGGCAGCGACGTCCCCCTCCccggccgtcggcgaggaagcgaggAAGGAGGCCGAGGACGTGGTGGTCCAGTACGTGGTGCTGCGGCGCGACCTGGCGGACGCCTGGCCGATGGGCAGCGTAGTGGCGCAGGGGTGCCACGCCTCCGTGGCCGCCGTCTGGGCGCACCGCGACCACCCGGACACCGCCGCCTACTGCGCGCCCGACAACCTCGACCGCATGCACAAGGCATGTTCGACGTTTTGCCTCACTCCAACTTTGTGCTTCCTTAAGCTTTTCTGCTATCTTCAGCATTTTTTCTTGCGCCTCTAGAAAATGTCAAGTGCATCGCGCGTTTCCTCGCGTTTGCATATCGTTTTCCCCACATAGGTGAGCTGGCTGATTAGCTCACGATGCCATTCAGCTTGGAGCTGCCTCCTGGTAGGAACTACAAAGGCATTAATGCCTTGATCAACGAGATGGTTCTACGACGTCTTGAAAGTTGCAAAATTTCTGATTGGCGGTAGTACCTTCTCCAGCAGAGAAGATGCTTGTGATATCATAAGATGGTCCTAGTCTGTCCAGTTCACGGAACAAATTCAGAAACACAAAATGAAACTATTTTGTACCGGTGCTTTGATAGACCCTTCACGGAGGGATTGTGTAAAAAAGTTCAAATGTCAGCAGTTTTCCCCTGAATTCAATACTTTCTTAGTACGCACTGATGAGGttagtttcagatttttttttttaaatccttgTTTTGATCTGGAAAACCTTTTGTAAACAGGTAACATTGGAGGTGAAAGGGGAGACACAGCTGAAGAACCTGGCCGAGAAACTGGAAGCAGCTGGTGTGAGGCACAAGCTGTGGATAGAGCAGCCTGAAAACATCCCGACTTGCATTGCGACAGCACCCTGCCCAAAGTCGCAGGTGGCTTCATTCTTCAGGAAGCTAAAGCTGTGCAAATGACTCAAGAGTATTTCCAATCCTGTTTCTTGTGCTATCTGTGAGGATCATCAAACTTGGGATACTGCCCAGCTTTGTTCTCGCTGCTAGTTTTGGTGTCGTGGTAGTAGCATTGGAATCGCACATTTTGTGGCCATGTAATGTTGATACCTGCTTGGCAAATAATACAGAGTTGGACAATTTCAGTCTTGGATCTACTGCTTCAGCAATTAATATACTCAGTTGGATAGAGTGTTCAGTCAGAATTTACATCTTCAGTCCTGGATGATTCGGGTCTATTTTAGCCAGCAATGAGGGCCTTTTGTTTTCTTTGAGGAGACACCATGGAGGTAACTTTCTCTACTATGTTAATTGTTGATTGCTCAAACCTGACGAAATGAACACATAAATTCAGAGATCTTTTAACTAATTGTGTTTCAGAATCCTTTGCATGGATAGATAACAGCAAATGTCATTTTTCGTCGTGTAAGTCAGCAGAGACATTGGATTGTGCTATTGCCATCTTAAATATTCAAGTTTTGGTTTACCAAAGTGGGCAGTAAATACTCCAAACTCTCAAACTTTATGTTCAGTCAACAACTAGaggattaatttttttttgctcaAAGTACACTTCACTGCAAAAGCATTAGTAGTGAATGAAGAAAAATACAGTAGGAAAATAAAGCACCCTTTTTTAGTTTTTGTGTGCAGCAATGCCCTGCCGTTCTACAATACATTACTGTATATACACCTCTTCACATATGTACACACCTGCAGAAACAGACATATGTACACATCTGCAGAAACAGCAGAAGCTACAATCATTTTATCTGAATACTTCAAGgaccaaacaaaaaacaaacgtgGGTCACACTTAATGATGCTTGGGCGAATTCCTCCGAGGCGAGAAGAGCCGCCGCGGTGACAGCATAGAGAGGAACCCCGGCGACCCGACGCCGTTGAGCGAATGGTAATCTGACATCAAGAATCCCTCCGAGTTTTCGTGGACACTCTTTCGACCAGGCGTCATAACGCTCTTGCGACCAGGTGTCATAACACCCTTGCGACCAGGCGTCATACTCATCCTGTCGGAGAAGGTGTTATACTTGAGCAGCTGCCTGGGCAGCCAgcccttcttcttcttggcgttAACGCCGGTGCCGTTCATCCTGGAGCTGAGGTAGGTTCGCATGGCATCGAGGCTCTGCTCAACGACATCCATGGGTGGGCATACAAGCGGGTTCCCCACGGCGCTGAACTTGTTGAGCTTGGCGAGGCAACCCATGGAGTCAGGGAGCACGAAGATGGAGTTGTAGCTAATGTCGAGCTCCCGGAGCGAGATGAGGAGGCCCAAGCCGTATGGAAGCTCCCGCAGGAAGTGGAAGTTCTGGCTGATGTTGAGCACCTCGAGGTTAACAAGGTT includes these proteins:
- the LOC124678654 gene encoding putative peptidyl-tRNA hydrolase PTRHD1 translates to MLSLLPLGLPSPIASTLPSAASLLPGLARIPILRVPPRASMSAAAASTPEAATSPSPAVGEEARKEAEDVVVQYVVLRRDLADAWPMGSVVAQGCHASVAAVWAHRDHPDTAAYCAPDNLDRMHKVTLEVKGETQLKNLAEKLEAAGVRHKLWIEQPENIPTCIATAPCPKSQVASFFRKLKLCK
- the LOC124678268 gene encoding GPN-loop GTPase QQT1-like, with protein sequence MVFGQVVIGPPGCGKTTYCNGMSQFLSLIGRKVSVINLDPANDALPYECAINIEDLIKLSDVMSEHSLGPNGGLVYCMDYLEKNIDWLEEKLKPLIEDHYLLFDFPGQVELFSLHTNARNIINKLIKKLNLRLTVVHLVDAHLCCDPGKYVSALLLSLSTMLHLELSHINVLSKIDLIENYGNLAFNLDFYTDVQDLSYLQHHLDQDPRSAKYRKLTKELCDVIDDFSLVNFTTLDIQDKESVGNLVKLIDKSNGYIFSTIDSSAVEFSKIAAAPLDWDYYRTAAVQEKYMKDDEVVEKTSRMQ
- the LOC124672946 gene encoding plant intracellular Ras-group-related LRR protein 1-like, which encodes MFKKLQSIPESMIARLLNVVVLDVRSNQLKSLPNSIGCLSKLRILNVSGNLLESLPSTIEECRALEELNANFNQLTGLPDTLGFELHNIRKLSLNSNKLASLPFSTNHMTSLRALDARLNCLRSLPDGLENLVNLEVLNISQNFHFLRELPYGLGLLISLRELDISYNSIFVLPDSMGCLAKLNKFSAVGNPLVCPPMDVVEQSLDAMRTYLSSRMNGTGVNAKKKKGWLPRQLLKYNTFSDRMSMTPGRKGVMTPGRKSVMTPGRKSVHENSEGFLMSDYHSLNGVGSPGFLSMLSPRRLFSPRRNSPKHH